A region from the Pseudomonas promysalinigenes genome encodes:
- the cyoE gene encoding heme o synthase, with amino-acid sequence MATLLRTKGASWRDYLELTKPKVVVLMLITSLAGMFLATRAGVSLSVLLFGNLGIGLCASSAAVVNHVVDRRIDALMARTHKRPLAQGRVGPVSALLFALALALLGMGLLLTFTNALTAWLTLASLLGYAVLYTGFLKRATPQNIVIGGLAGAAPPLLGWVAVSGHVSAEPLLLVLIIFAWTPPHFWALAIHRKQEYATAEIPMLPVTHGERYTKLHILLYTLILLAVSLLPYAIHMSGPLYLACALALGLRFLHWAWVLYRGSRPHAAIATFKYSIGYLFALFVALLVDHYLLLNL; translated from the coding sequence GTGGCGACGCTTCTGAGGACGAAGGGTGCGAGCTGGCGCGATTACCTGGAGCTGACCAAGCCGAAGGTGGTGGTGCTGATGTTGATCACTTCGCTGGCGGGCATGTTCCTGGCGACCCGTGCTGGGGTAAGCCTCAGCGTGCTGTTGTTCGGTAACCTGGGCATCGGCCTGTGTGCCAGCAGCGCAGCGGTGGTCAACCATGTGGTGGACCGGCGCATCGATGCGCTGATGGCACGTACCCACAAGCGGCCATTGGCCCAGGGCCGGGTTGGCCCGGTGTCGGCTTTGCTGTTTGCCCTGGCTCTGGCGCTGCTTGGCATGGGCTTGCTGCTGACATTCACCAACGCGCTGACGGCCTGGCTGACCCTGGCCTCCTTGCTGGGTTACGCGGTGCTTTACACCGGCTTTCTCAAGCGCGCCACACCGCAGAATATCGTCATCGGAGGCCTGGCTGGCGCCGCGCCGCCCTTGCTGGGCTGGGTTGCGGTAAGCGGCCATGTCAGTGCCGAGCCCCTGCTGCTGGTGCTGATCATTTTCGCCTGGACACCCCCGCACTTCTGGGCCCTGGCCATCCACCGCAAGCAGGAGTACGCCACGGCCGAAATTCCGATGCTGCCAGTGACCCATGGTGAGCGTTACACCAAGCTGCATATCCTGTTGTACACGCTGATATTGCTGGCGGTGAGCCTGCTGCCCTACGCCATTCACATGAGCGGCCCGTTGTATCTGGCTTGTGCCCTGGCATTGGGCCTGCGCTTCCTGCATTGGGCCTGGGTGTTGTACCGTGGCAGCCGGCCGCACGCGGCGATCGCTACGTTCAAGTACTCCATCGGCTACCTGTTCGCGCTGTTCGTCGCGTTGCTCGTTGACCACTACCTATTGCTGAATCTATGA
- a CDS encoding SCO family protein, which produces MTRTQKTVFILVALVALIMGLTVNKVLSGRGQANPAELIDAGIILLPQSRAVADVTMTNQNGQPVQMDELKGKWSLLFFGYTYCPDICPTTLAQLRQVKSELPKEAVDRLQVVLVSVDPNRDTPNQLKQYLGYFDKDFVGVAGTIDDTQKLANALSIPFIPADTSKPGYTVDHSGNLAIVGPDGRQRGFIRAPFNNQKLVAQLPGLVKRD; this is translated from the coding sequence ATGACTCGAACCCAGAAAACCGTCTTCATCCTCGTTGCCTTGGTCGCGCTGATCATGGGCCTTACCGTCAACAAGGTGCTCAGTGGGCGCGGCCAGGCCAACCCGGCCGAGCTGATCGACGCAGGCATCATCTTGCTGCCGCAAAGCCGCGCAGTGGCTGATGTAACCATGACCAATCAGAATGGCCAGCCGGTGCAGATGGACGAGCTCAAAGGCAAATGGTCACTGCTGTTCTTCGGCTACACCTACTGCCCGGACATCTGCCCGACTACCCTGGCCCAGCTGCGCCAGGTCAAGAGCGAGCTACCCAAGGAGGCCGTGGACCGGTTGCAGGTGGTGTTGGTAAGCGTGGATCCGAACCGCGACACGCCTAATCAGCTGAAACAGTATCTGGGCTATTTCGACAAGGATTTCGTCGGTGTGGCCGGGACCATAGACGATACCCAGAAGCTGGCCAATGCCCTGAGCATTCCATTCATCCCCGCAGACACCAGCAAGCCTGGGTACACGGTCGATCACAGCGGGAACCTGGCAATCGTCGGGCCGGATGGGCGTCAGCGTGGGTTCATTCGTGCGCCGTTCAACAACCAGAAGCTGGTGGCGCAGTTGCCTGGGCTGGTAAAGCGAGACTGA
- a CDS encoding MetQ/NlpA family ABC transporter substrate-binding protein yields the protein MKKLLAVAAAVAAFSAHADTLTVAATPVPHAEILNFVKPQLAKEGVDLKVKEFTDYIQPNVQVAEKRLDANFFQHQPYLDEFNKAKGTDLVSVTGVHIEPLGVYSTKLKKLDELPSGATVVIPNDATNGGRALLLLDKAGVIKLKDNKNILSTVKDVAENPKSIKFRELEAATIPRVLTQVDAALINTNYALEAKLNPEKDALAIEGSDSPYVNILVARPDNKDSEDMKKLAAALHSPEVKQFINEKYKGAVVPAF from the coding sequence ATGAAGAAGCTGCTTGCTGTTGCTGCCGCCGTTGCGGCCTTTTCGGCCCACGCCGATACCCTGACCGTGGCCGCCACCCCGGTGCCGCACGCCGAGATTCTCAATTTCGTCAAACCCCAGCTGGCCAAAGAGGGCGTGGACCTGAAGGTGAAGGAGTTCACCGACTACATCCAGCCGAACGTGCAGGTTGCCGAAAAACGCCTGGACGCCAACTTCTTCCAGCACCAGCCGTACCTGGATGAATTCAACAAAGCCAAGGGCACCGATCTGGTCAGCGTGACGGGCGTGCACATCGAACCACTGGGCGTGTACTCCACCAAGCTCAAGAAGCTGGACGAGCTGCCTTCTGGGGCCACCGTAGTCATTCCCAACGACGCCACCAACGGTGGCCGTGCCCTGCTGCTGTTGGACAAAGCTGGGGTGATCAAACTCAAAGACAACAAGAACATCCTCTCCACTGTGAAGGATGTGGCCGAGAACCCGAAAAGCATCAAGTTCCGTGAGCTGGAAGCGGCCACCATCCCGCGCGTGCTGACTCAGGTAGATGCCGCCCTGATCAACACCAACTATGCGCTGGAAGCCAAGCTGAACCCGGAGAAGGACGCGCTGGCCATCGAAGGCAGCGACTCGCCGTACGTGAACATCCTGGTTGCGCGCCCGGACAACAAGGACTCCGAAGACATGAAGAAGCTGGCAGCGGCGTTGCACTCGCCTGAGGTCAAGCAGTTCATCAACGAGAAGTACAAAGGCGCAGTAGTGCCTGCGTTCTAA
- a CDS encoding methionine ABC transporter permease, with the protein MDALNFFANVDWAEIWLATVDTLIMLFGSLFFTVLLGLPLGVLLFLCGPKQMFEQKGVYALLSLVVNILRSLPFIILLIVMIPITVLITGTSLGVAGAIPPLVVGATPFFARLVETALREVDRGIIEATQSMGATTRQIITSALLPEARPGIFAAITVTAITLVSYTAMAGVVGAGGLGDLAIRFGYQRFQTDVMVVTVVLLLVLVQVLQSVGDKLVVHFSRK; encoded by the coding sequence ATGGACGCTCTGAATTTCTTCGCCAATGTCGACTGGGCCGAAATCTGGCTGGCCACTGTCGATACCCTGATCATGCTGTTCGGCTCGCTGTTCTTCACCGTACTGCTGGGCCTGCCGCTGGGCGTGCTGCTGTTCCTGTGCGGCCCGAAGCAGATGTTCGAACAGAAGGGTGTTTACGCACTGCTGTCGCTGGTGGTCAACATCCTGCGCTCGCTGCCGTTCATCATTCTGCTGATCGTGATGATCCCGATCACCGTATTGATCACCGGCACCTCCCTGGGAGTGGCCGGCGCTATCCCGCCGCTGGTAGTGGGCGCCACACCATTTTTCGCGCGCTTGGTCGAAACTGCCCTGCGTGAGGTAGACCGCGGCATCATCGAAGCGACCCAGTCGATGGGCGCCACTACCCGCCAGATCATCACCAGCGCACTGTTGCCAGAGGCCCGTCCGGGCATCTTCGCGGCGATTACCGTCACCGCCATCACCTTGGTGTCGTACACCGCCATGGCCGGTGTGGTGGGTGCGGGTGGCCTTGGCGATTTGGCCATCCGCTTCGGCTATCAGCGTTTCCAGACCGATGTAATGGTAGTCACCGTGGTGCTGTTGCTGGTGCTGGTTCAAGTCCTGCAAAGCGTGGGCGACAAACTGGTCGTGCATTTTTCCCGTAAGTAA
- a CDS encoding methionine ABC transporter ATP-binding protein, translating into MIEFQNVHKTYRVAGREIPALNPTTLTIEDGQVFGLIGHSGAGKSTMLRLINRLEEPSGGTIIVDGEDVTAFNANQLRGFRQQVGMIFQHFNLLASKTVADNVALPLTLAGELSRSQIDKRVTELLARVGLSDHAKKFPAQLSGGQKQRVGIARALSTNPKILLCDEATSALDPQTTASVLQLLAEINRELKLTIVLITHEMDVIRRVCDRVAVMDAGQIVEQGSVAEVFLHPQHPTTKRFVQEDEQVDEGEQRDDFAHVPGRIVRLTFQGDATYAPLLGTVARETGVDYSILAGRIDRIKDVPYGQLTLALIGGDMEAAFARFTAADVHMEVLR; encoded by the coding sequence GTGATCGAGTTCCAAAACGTACACAAGACCTACCGCGTCGCCGGTAGGGAAATCCCCGCACTGAATCCGACCACCCTGACCATCGAAGATGGCCAGGTATTCGGCCTGATAGGCCATTCCGGTGCCGGTAAAAGCACGATGCTGCGCCTGATCAATCGCCTGGAAGAGCCTTCCGGGGGCACGATCATCGTCGACGGCGAGGACGTTACGGCGTTCAACGCCAATCAGCTGCGCGGCTTCCGCCAGCAGGTCGGGATGATTTTCCAGCACTTCAACCTGCTAGCGTCCAAGACAGTCGCCGACAACGTCGCGCTGCCGCTGACCCTGGCCGGTGAGCTGTCGCGCAGCCAGATAGACAAACGTGTCACAGAGCTGCTGGCGCGCGTGGGCCTGTCGGATCATGCAAAAAAGTTTCCGGCTCAGCTTTCGGGCGGGCAAAAGCAGCGTGTAGGCATTGCCCGCGCCTTGTCCACCAACCCGAAGATTCTGCTGTGCGACGAAGCCACCAGCGCACTCGACCCGCAAACCACTGCATCGGTGCTGCAACTGCTGGCCGAAATCAACCGTGAGTTGAAGCTGACCATCGTGCTGATCACCCACGAAATGGACGTGATCCGCCGGGTCTGCGACCGCGTGGCAGTAATGGATGCTGGGCAGATCGTCGAGCAAGGCTCGGTGGCCGAGGTGTTCCTGCACCCGCAACATCCCACCACCAAGCGTTTCGTCCAGGAAGACGAGCAGGTCGATGAAGGCGAGCAACGTGATGACTTCGCCCACGTGCCGGGGCGTATCGTGCGCCTGACGTTCCAGGGCGACGCCACCTACGCGCCGCTGCTGGGGACCGTGGCCCGCGAAACGGGTGTGGACTACAGCATCCTCGCCGGGCGTATCGACCGCATCAAGGATGTCCCCTATGGCCAGCTGACCCTCGCTTTGATTGGTGGGGACATGGAAGCGGCATTCGCCCGCTTCACGGCAGCTGACGTACATATGGAGGTACTGCGTTGA
- the katE gene encoding catalase HPII, producing the protein MPSKKPDTPKHSEAAGTQTPDRANTNAKLQSLEAFRSDATGQALRTNQGVKIADNQNSLKAGARGPSLLEDFIMREKITHFDHERIPERIVHARGTGAHGYFQSYGCHAELTKAGFLQDPEKITPVFVRFSTVQGPRGSGDTVRDVRGFAVKFYTDEGNFDLVGNNMPIFFIQDAIKFPDFVHAVKPEPHNEMPTGGSAHDTFWDFVSLVPESAHMVMWAMSDRAIPRSLRMMEGFGIHTFRLINAQGVASFVKFHWKPRQGVHSVLWDEAQKLAGKDTDYHRRDLWEAIETGDYPEWELGVQIVPEADEHKFDFDLLDPTKLIPEELVPVTLLGKMVLNRNPDNFFAETEQVAFCPGHIVPGIDFTNDPLLQGRLFSYTDTQISRLGGPNFHEIPINRPVAPNHSGQRDAMHRMTIDKGRASYEPNSIDGGWPKETPPAAQDGGFESYQERIDAHKIRQRSESFGDHFSQARLFFNSMSPTEQQHIIKAYSFELGKVEREYIRQREVDEILANIDLKLAAAVAANLGLSAPKQGSVAVKESKLKQSAALSQMNHPGDVGIKGRKIAVLVTDGVDGASADKLIKALEAHSARPMLLGPTSAPVKTADGKQLTVDASMEGMPSIMFDGIVVPKGADKGLLSSGLSKHFLLEGYKHLKAMVLTKDLLTGLGLKEDKGLLLGDEQKTLDAFVKAVEGHRVWEREAAAEAVPA; encoded by the coding sequence ATGCCCAGCAAGAAGCCGGATACGCCCAAGCACAGCGAGGCGGCAGGTACTCAAACCCCTGACCGGGCCAATACCAATGCCAAATTGCAAAGCCTGGAGGCTTTTCGCAGCGACGCCACAGGCCAGGCGCTGCGCACCAATCAGGGAGTGAAGATTGCCGACAACCAGAATAGCCTGAAGGCCGGTGCCCGCGGCCCCTCGCTGCTCGAAGACTTCATCATGCGTGAGAAGATTACCCACTTCGACCACGAGCGCATCCCTGAACGTATCGTCCACGCCCGCGGGACCGGCGCCCACGGCTACTTCCAGAGCTATGGTTGCCACGCCGAACTGACCAAGGCCGGCTTCCTTCAGGACCCTGAAAAGATCACCCCGGTTTTCGTGCGGTTTTCCACCGTACAAGGGCCGCGTGGCTCTGGCGATACGGTGCGAGATGTACGCGGCTTTGCCGTCAAGTTCTACACCGATGAAGGCAACTTCGATCTGGTTGGCAATAACATGCCGATCTTCTTCATCCAGGACGCGATCAAGTTTCCCGACTTCGTGCATGCGGTCAAACCCGAGCCGCACAACGAGATGCCCACCGGCGGTTCAGCCCATGACACCTTCTGGGATTTCGTTTCGCTGGTGCCTGAATCTGCGCACATGGTGATGTGGGCCATGTCCGACCGCGCCATCCCACGCAGCCTGCGTATGATGGAAGGCTTTGGTATCCACACGTTCCGCCTGATCAACGCACAGGGCGTGGCCAGTTTCGTCAAGTTCCACTGGAAACCACGCCAGGGCGTGCACTCAGTATTGTGGGACGAGGCGCAAAAGCTTGCGGGGAAAGACACCGATTATCATCGCCGCGACCTTTGGGAGGCCATCGAGACTGGCGATTATCCAGAGTGGGAACTGGGGGTGCAGATCGTGCCCGAGGCCGACGAGCACAAGTTCGACTTCGATTTGCTCGACCCGACCAAGCTCATCCCCGAAGAGCTGGTGCCCGTCACCCTGCTTGGCAAGATGGTGCTCAACCGTAACCCTGACAACTTCTTCGCCGAAACCGAGCAAGTGGCTTTCTGCCCAGGCCATATCGTGCCGGGCATCGACTTCACCAACGACCCACTGCTGCAAGGCCGTTTGTTCTCCTACACCGACACCCAGATCAGCCGCCTGGGTGGGCCGAACTTCCATGAAATCCCGATCAACCGCCCGGTCGCGCCCAACCATAGCGGCCAGCGCGATGCCATGCACCGCATGACCATCGACAAAGGCCGTGCCTCTTACGAGCCCAACTCTATCGATGGTGGCTGGCCCAAGGAAACCCCACCTGCCGCACAGGACGGCGGTTTCGAGAGTTATCAAGAGCGTATCGACGCGCACAAGATCCGCCAGCGCAGCGAATCGTTTGGCGATCACTTCTCCCAGGCCCGGCTGTTCTTCAACAGCATGAGCCCTACCGAACAGCAGCACATCATCAAGGCCTATAGCTTTGAACTGGGCAAGGTAGAGCGCGAATACATCCGCCAGCGCGAAGTGGACGAGATCCTGGCCAACATCGACCTGAAACTGGCGGCGGCCGTAGCGGCCAACCTGGGCTTGTCGGCGCCCAAGCAAGGGTCTGTCGCGGTCAAGGAAAGCAAACTCAAGCAATCGGCTGCCCTCAGCCAGATGAACCACCCCGGTGATGTGGGCATCAAGGGGCGCAAGATTGCAGTGCTGGTGACCGATGGCGTTGATGGCGCCAGCGCAGACAAGCTGATCAAGGCGCTCGAAGCACACAGCGCTCGACCTATGCTGTTGGGGCCGACCTCGGCGCCGGTGAAAACGGCAGATGGCAAGCAGCTGACGGTGGATGCGTCCATGGAAGGCATGCCGTCGATCATGTTCGATGGCATTGTCGTGCCCAAAGGTGCGGACAAGGGGCTGCTTTCGAGCGGGTTGTCCAAGCACTTCCTACTCGAAGGCTACAAGCACCTCAAGGCGATGGTGCTGACCAAGGACCTGCTCACGGGGCTGGGGCTCAAGGAAGACAAAGGCCTATTACTCGGTGACGAGCAGAAAACCCTGGATGCCTTCGTCAAAGCGGTTGAAGGGCATCGAGTGTGGGAGCGCGAAGCCGCGGCTGAAGCGGTACCAGCCTAA
- a CDS encoding PA5502 family lipoprotein produces the protein MKPFASRYLLVAAFSLLLAACSSAPVEQADAPAQVDAWQQLQQSIASNELATAEDQLTALQAQSPDDPRLEQNQRQLAEAYLARSQIVLQKGDVNAAATALARARALMPQAPAVTGGDAVSQARKAELEKAEAALKAAEAKPQARVIDPTAPSTVIALKTTDIQAMRRQLDDIAKDVVNYGCDVVFQVPRTQDAPWLKNLLAKRVHKLDSSFELKQKHEIQRSMPAQVVLVPHQR, from the coding sequence ATGAAGCCGTTCGCATCCCGTTATCTGCTTGTTGCCGCGTTTTCCCTGCTCCTGGCCGCTTGCTCCAGCGCGCCGGTCGAACAGGCCGATGCACCTGCCCAAGTCGATGCCTGGCAGCAGCTGCAACAGAGCATCGCCAGCAATGAGCTGGCCACCGCCGAAGACCAGTTGACCGCCCTACAAGCGCAGTCACCTGATGACCCACGCCTGGAGCAAAACCAACGCCAGTTGGCCGAAGCCTATCTGGCGCGTAGCCAGATCGTGCTGCAGAAGGGCGATGTCAATGCCGCCGCCACCGCCCTCGCGCGGGCACGAGCGCTGATGCCACAGGCGCCGGCCGTCACCGGCGGTGACGCCGTAAGCCAGGCACGCAAGGCCGAGCTGGAGAAGGCCGAGGCGGCGTTGAAGGCCGCCGAAGCCAAGCCCCAGGCGCGAGTGATCGACCCTACGGCACCAAGCACGGTCATTGCACTGAAAACCACTGATATCCAAGCCATGCGCCGCCAACTCGACGACATCGCTAAAGACGTAGTCAATTATGGTTGCGACGTGGTCTTCCAGGTACCGCGCACGCAGGACGCGCCCTGGTTGAAGAATTTGCTGGCCAAGCGTGTGCACAAGCTAGACAGCAGCTTCGAGCTCAAGCAGAAACATGAGATCCAACGCTCGATGCCAGCCCAAGTGGTGCTAGTACCGCATCAGCGCTGA
- the znuB gene encoding zinc ABC transporter permease subunit ZnuB, whose translation MADFLLYALLAGLSLAVVAGPLGSFVVWRRMAYFGDTLSHAALLGVAMGFVLDVSPALAVTVGCLLLAILLVTLQQRQPLASDTLLGILAPSTLSLGLVVLSFMHDVRIDLMAYLFGDLLAISTSDLGWILGGSALVLVLLALLWRPLLAITVHEELAMVEGLPVAGLRMALMLLIAVVIAVAMKIVGVLLITSLLIIPAAAAQRHARSPEQMALGASLLGITAVCGGLAMSWFKDTPAGPSIVVCAAVLFLLSLALPKR comes from the coding sequence ATGGCTGATTTTCTTCTCTACGCCTTGCTTGCGGGTTTGTCTCTGGCAGTGGTGGCGGGCCCGCTCGGATCGTTCGTGGTGTGGCGACGCATGGCGTACTTCGGCGACACCCTGTCACATGCCGCACTGTTGGGCGTGGCCATGGGCTTCGTGCTGGACGTGAGCCCGGCCTTGGCCGTGACCGTGGGCTGTCTGCTGCTGGCGATCCTGCTGGTGACCTTGCAGCAACGTCAGCCGCTGGCCTCCGACACGCTGCTCGGCATCCTCGCCCCCAGTACCCTGTCACTGGGCCTTGTGGTGCTGAGTTTCATGCATGACGTGCGCATCGACTTGATGGCTTACCTGTTCGGCGATCTTCTGGCCATAAGCACCAGTGACCTGGGTTGGATCCTGGGCGGCAGCGCGTTGGTATTAGTGCTGCTCGCGCTGCTATGGCGGCCGTTGCTGGCAATCACTGTGCACGAAGAATTGGCCATGGTCGAAGGGCTGCCGGTGGCGGGCCTGCGTATGGCGCTGATGCTGCTGATCGCCGTGGTGATTGCCGTGGCCATGAAAATTGTCGGCGTGCTGCTGATCACCTCGCTGCTGATCATCCCCGCTGCGGCCGCTCAGCGTCACGCCCGCTCGCCCGAGCAGATGGCCTTGGGCGCGAGCCTGCTGGGCATCACTGCCGTCTGCGGTGGCCTGGCCATGTCCTGGTTCAAGGACACCCCTGCCGGGCCATCGATCGTGGTCTGCGCTGCAGTGCTATTCTTGCTGAGCCTGGCCCTGCCCAAACGCTGA
- the znuC gene encoding zinc ABC transporter ATP-binding protein ZnuC yields MSDALIRLEQVGVSFGGEAVLDSIDLAVAPGQIVTLIGPNGAGKTTLVRAVLGLLKPHRGKVWRKPKLRIGYMPQKIQVDATLPLSVLRFLRLVPGVDRAAALSALQEVGAEQVIDSPIQTISGGEMQRVLLARALLREPQLLVLDEPVQGVDVVGQTELYNLITRLRDRHGCGVLMVSHDLHLVMSATDQVVCLNRHVCCSGHPEQVSNDPAFVELFGQNAPSLAVYHHHHDHSHDLHGSVIAPNTHVHGEHCKHG; encoded by the coding sequence ATGAGTGACGCCCTGATCCGCCTGGAGCAGGTCGGCGTCAGTTTTGGCGGCGAGGCCGTGCTCGACAGCATAGATTTGGCCGTGGCGCCTGGCCAGATCGTGACCTTGATAGGCCCCAACGGAGCCGGCAAGACAACCCTGGTGCGGGCAGTGCTCGGCCTGCTCAAGCCCCACCGCGGCAAGGTCTGGCGCAAGCCCAAGCTGCGCATCGGCTACATGCCGCAAAAGATCCAGGTCGACGCCACGCTTCCGCTTTCGGTGTTGCGTTTCTTGCGCCTGGTGCCGGGGGTCGACCGCGCGGCGGCTTTGTCGGCATTGCAGGAAGTAGGCGCCGAGCAGGTCATCGACAGCCCGATCCAGACCATCTCCGGCGGCGAAATGCAGCGCGTACTGCTGGCGCGGGCATTACTGCGCGAGCCGCAACTGCTGGTACTGGATGAACCTGTGCAGGGCGTTGACGTGGTCGGCCAGACCGAGCTGTACAACCTCATCACCCGCCTACGCGACCGTCACGGCTGCGGCGTGTTGATGGTTTCCCACGACTTGCACTTGGTGATGAGCGCTACCGATCAGGTGGTGTGCCTGAATCGCCACGTATGCTGCTCGGGCCACCCCGAGCAAGTCAGCAACGACCCGGCCTTCGTTGAACTGTTCGGCCAGAACGCGCCGAGCCTGGCCGTCTACCACCACCATCATGACCACAGTCACGACCTGCACGGCTCGGTGATTGCGCCCAACACCCATGTTCACGGAGAGCACTGCAAGCATGGCTGA
- the zur gene encoding zinc uptake transcriptional repressor Zur has product MSITPLAHRPHDHSHCVHSALSEADALCTRQGLRLTALRRRVLELVWQSHKPLGAYDILAVLSEQDGRRAAPPTVYRALDFLLENGLVHRIASLNAFIGCSHPEHAHQGQFLICRECHVAIELEQDSISSAITDSAKDVGFSVETQTVEIVGLCANCRSAA; this is encoded by the coding sequence ATGTCCATCACGCCGCTGGCTCACCGTCCCCACGATCATTCCCATTGCGTGCACAGCGCCTTGTCCGAGGCCGATGCTTTGTGCACGCGCCAGGGCCTGCGCCTGACCGCGCTGCGCCGGCGCGTGCTGGAGCTGGTTTGGCAGAGCCACAAACCGCTGGGCGCCTATGACATCCTGGCAGTGCTTAGTGAGCAGGATGGCCGCCGCGCCGCGCCACCCACGGTATATAGAGCATTGGATTTCCTCCTGGAAAACGGCCTGGTACACCGCATCGCATCGCTCAACGCCTTCATTGGTTGCAGCCACCCCGAGCACGCTCACCAGGGTCAATTCCTGATTTGCCGTGAATGCCACGTGGCCATCGAGCTGGAGCAGGACAGCATCAGCAGCGCCATCACCGATAGCGCCAAAGACGTGGGTTTCAGCGTCGAGACCCAAACCGTTGAAATCGTCGGCCTGTGTGCCAACTGCCGGAGTGCGGCATGA
- a CDS encoding zinc ABC transporter substrate-binding protein, with amino-acid sequence MSRFLVLFVAFIACSAQADVRVLTSIKPLQQIAAAVQEGVGSPDVLLPPGASPHHYALRPSDVRKVGDADLLYWIGPDMESFLPRVLGSRSKPTVALQSLAGMQLRHFGEDSHSHEQADHDDHDHDHRPGSLDAHLWLSSVNARVIAAKMAADLAAVDPGNAARYQSNLKGFTERLDALDARIKARVAGIAGKPYFVFHEAFDYFESAYGLQHTGVFSVASEVQPGAQHVAAMRKRLQEVGKTCVFSEPPLRPRLAETLTAGLPVRLAELDALGGTDPVDAKGYERLLEKLGDGLAGCLEQL; translated from the coding sequence GTGTCCCGATTCCTAGTGCTTTTTGTCGCTTTCATCGCCTGTTCAGCCCAGGCTGATGTGCGTGTATTGACCAGTATCAAGCCCCTGCAACAGATTGCCGCTGCCGTGCAGGAAGGCGTTGGCAGCCCGGATGTTTTGCTGCCCCCGGGCGCATCGCCACACCACTACGCCCTGCGCCCCTCGGATGTGCGCAAGGTTGGTGATGCCGACCTGTTGTACTGGATCGGCCCTGACATGGAGAGCTTCTTGCCACGTGTGCTCGGTAGCCGTAGCAAGCCCACGGTAGCCCTGCAGTCCCTGGCGGGGATGCAGCTGCGCCATTTCGGCGAGGACAGCCATTCCCACGAGCAGGCCGATCATGACGACCACGATCATGATCATCGCCCAGGCAGCCTGGACGCTCACCTTTGGCTGTCCTCGGTCAATGCCCGGGTGATCGCGGCGAAGATGGCCGCAGACCTGGCGGCGGTCGACCCGGGCAATGCCGCGCGCTACCAAAGCAACCTCAAGGGCTTCACCGAGCGCCTGGATGCACTGGATGCGCGGATCAAGGCGCGGGTGGCCGGTATCGCTGGCAAGCCGTACTTCGTGTTCCATGAAGCCTTCGACTACTTCGAGTCGGCCTATGGCCTGCAGCACACCGGCGTGTTCAGTGTGGCGTCGGAAGTTCAGCCCGGTGCTCAGCATGTGGCTGCGATGCGCAAGCGCCTGCAGGAAGTGGGTAAGACCTGTGTGTTCAGCGAGCCGCCGCTGCGCCCGCGCCTGGCCGAGACGCTGACCGCCGGACTTCCAGTGCGTCTGGCCGAGCTGGATGCCCTGGGGGGCACAGACCCGGTAGATGCCAAGGGCTATGAGCGCTTGCTGGAAAAGCTCGGCGATGGCCTGGCGGGGTGCCTGGAACAGCTATAA